Proteins from a genomic interval of Vreelandella profundi:
- the folB gene encoding dihydroneopterin aldolase yields the protein MDRILIEALTVDTVIGVYDWERSIQQTLSLDLTLATDIRAAAATDDLHLTLDYAAICQRIQQFADAHQFALVETFAERLSECLRTEFPITWLRLRVRKPGAVPNAASVGLEITRGSLPEVTQEPRA from the coding sequence ATGGACCGCATTTTAATTGAAGCGTTAACGGTCGATACCGTCATTGGCGTCTACGACTGGGAGCGCTCTATTCAGCAGACGCTGAGCCTAGATCTAACGCTGGCGACCGATATTCGCGCGGCAGCCGCCACCGATGATCTGCACCTTACGCTAGATTACGCGGCTATCTGCCAGCGTATTCAGCAGTTTGCCGATGCGCATCAGTTTGCCCTGGTCGAAACGTTCGCCGAACGCTTGTCAGAGTGCCTGAGAACAGAGTTTCCGATCACCTGGCTGCGCTTAAGGGTACGTAAACCCGGCGCCGTTCCCAATGCTGCCAGCGTCGGCTTAGAAATTACTCGCGGCAGCCTGCCAGAGGTAACCCAGGAGCCACGCGCATGA
- the folK gene encoding 2-amino-4-hydroxy-6-hydroxymethyldihydropteridine diphosphokinase gives MNLVTVSLGSNISPTRHIRCCLDALTDTFGSLQISRVFESEPVGFTDSRHFYNAVVAFHSDWTPGKLQAWGKQLETKHGRLPSTAKLSPRTLDIDLLTVGDTCGIIDSVSLPRSEITNSAFVLQPLAELLPNERHPLCGTPYAALWEAFELGEQRLWPIKFTWRDHVISRSDG, from the coding sequence ATGAATTTGGTGACCGTCAGTTTAGGCAGCAACATTAGCCCGACTCGGCATATTCGCTGCTGCCTTGATGCACTGACTGACACCTTCGGCTCGCTTCAAATTTCGCGTGTATTTGAAAGTGAGCCGGTCGGTTTTACCGACAGCCGCCATTTCTATAACGCGGTAGTGGCCTTTCACAGCGACTGGACACCTGGCAAGTTACAGGCGTGGGGCAAACAGCTTGAAACTAAGCATGGCCGCCTACCTAGCACCGCTAAGCTAAGCCCTCGCACGCTCGATATTGATCTGCTAACCGTTGGCGACACCTGCGGCATTATCGACAGCGTATCGCTTCCACGAAGCGAGATCACCAATAGCGCCTTTGTTTTGCAGCCGCTTGCTGAGCTACTGCCGAATGAACGCCACCCTCTCTGTGGCACCCCTTATGCAGCGCTATGGGAAGCCTTTGAGCTAGGTGAGCAGCGCCTGTGGCCGATCAAATTCACCTGGCGAGACCACGTAATCTCACGCAGTGATGGCTAG